A region from the Streptomyces lydicus genome encodes:
- a CDS encoding lantibiotic dehydratase, translating to MGPAAGNLRLQAAPHALVRTVHHPRVTVPPWPDLADTTPAGVRAWREWMRATWCNPALADAIRHASPALARELDALSAGHPLPRSRARKALVALAGYCLRAVQRPMPFGLFAGVAEARFGPRTEVGWGEDHRVTARAGGEWMADIIAQLEAMPAVRRRLLVQLNSIAEVRGDRLIVPWQVRCDGPTSAVEEVSVRHTAQVRAIAEMTTTPMRHEDVVGELRSAFPVFSDEAVRAVLDQLLSGRVLLSNLTAPSTTTDVLGYLLDQLVRAGADHEPQAADLIAALREIHQLMQEHNQLPVIDGAPLRASLVDRMAERSPAPQALAVDMLIDGTVTLPRAVGWEAERATNALARINPEPYGNAPWRDYIEQFLQRYGPGALVPLTDLLDPTVGLGLPAGFHSGAPAARPPLSRRDDILLARAQQAVQAGTEIDLDEELIAALAVGEPSRMQLPPGLELRFEVRSASAADLDAGRFELADCRLGREWGHLSGGRFAAQLAARKSSSPSGLVGQLATRPTSVAGALPAQLAFPALRHSAMHVARVPQLVAPRISLSEHHAPTPDDIHLADLAVMCDGDRLHLVSRSRGVVVEPFTSHPLQIEYQTPWTVRFLAELTRGQLTQLDPPPAQINPFPWGAARRLPILPRVRHQRTVLSPATWRLNPTDLPEPDASTAQWEDNFHTLRTRWKLPRTVAFEYIDQRLRLNLDDPGHLALLRAQVERPHRFRLFLTETATEQDFGWADGRPHEIVTLLRPRTAPPPPPVVPRSTTASLLDSRLPGASPYLHARLYCPTPKRSDLLRDRLPILIDRLQSCTWWYRADDTSDAYLDVCVRQPADLAPGDAMGVVSGWAQRLLESGVIGAMTLTPYRPHTGRYGTGPLLTAAEDVFAADSTVTAQQISSLQGIDEQIVTAAGLVAISTAWHGDPEHGLRWLQNHTERQFSVRLARPLQKEAVRVANPHDWHTLLHCSELLSDRWEARRDALSAYRKLLTEQTEIDPDTTLAALLHEHCLRAPNPAEERIALRLARAAALAHTTRRSASARTAASKDRP from the coding sequence ATGGGACCCGCCGCCGGAAACCTGCGGCTCCAGGCCGCACCGCACGCCCTCGTCCGGACCGTGCATCACCCGCGCGTGACGGTGCCGCCCTGGCCCGACCTGGCCGACACCACACCCGCCGGCGTGCGCGCCTGGCGGGAGTGGATGCGCGCGACGTGGTGCAATCCGGCCCTGGCCGATGCCATCCGCCACGCCTCCCCCGCGCTGGCCCGGGAACTGGATGCGCTGTCCGCCGGGCACCCCCTGCCCCGCAGCCGAGCCCGGAAAGCACTGGTCGCACTGGCCGGGTACTGCCTGCGGGCGGTGCAGCGGCCGATGCCGTTCGGGCTGTTCGCCGGCGTGGCCGAGGCGCGCTTCGGTCCCCGTACCGAGGTCGGGTGGGGCGAGGACCACCGTGTGACGGCGCGGGCCGGCGGGGAGTGGATGGCCGACATCATCGCGCAGCTGGAAGCGATGCCTGCGGTCCGCCGGCGTCTGCTGGTGCAGCTCAACAGCATCGCCGAAGTCCGCGGGGACCGTCTGATCGTGCCCTGGCAGGTGCGGTGCGACGGCCCCACCTCCGCGGTCGAGGAGGTCTCCGTGCGGCACACCGCACAGGTGCGGGCGATTGCGGAGATGACGACGACCCCGATGCGCCACGAGGACGTGGTCGGTGAACTCCGCTCCGCATTCCCTGTGTTCTCTGACGAGGCGGTGCGGGCGGTGCTGGACCAGCTCCTGTCCGGCCGGGTGCTGCTCAGCAACCTCACCGCCCCGTCCACCACGACCGATGTCCTGGGGTACCTGCTCGACCAGCTGGTACGCGCCGGAGCCGACCACGAGCCCCAAGCGGCCGACCTGATCGCAGCGCTGCGCGAGATCCACCAGCTGATGCAGGAGCACAACCAACTGCCGGTCATCGACGGCGCGCCCCTGCGGGCCAGCCTGGTGGACCGGATGGCCGAGCGCAGTCCGGCACCCCAGGCGCTGGCCGTCGACATGCTCATCGACGGCACGGTGACGCTGCCACGAGCGGTGGGCTGGGAGGCCGAACGTGCCACTAACGCCCTGGCCCGGATCAACCCCGAGCCCTACGGGAACGCACCCTGGCGGGACTACATCGAGCAGTTCCTCCAGCGCTACGGACCAGGCGCCCTGGTTCCGCTGACCGACCTTCTCGACCCCACCGTCGGCCTCGGGCTCCCCGCGGGATTCCACTCAGGAGCCCCCGCCGCCCGCCCGCCGCTGTCGCGGCGCGACGACATTCTCCTCGCCCGGGCCCAGCAGGCGGTACAGGCCGGTACGGAGATCGACCTCGACGAAGAACTCATCGCCGCGCTGGCGGTCGGAGAACCCTCCCGTATGCAGCTCCCGCCAGGACTGGAGCTACGGTTCGAGGTCCGCAGCGCCTCCGCCGCCGACCTCGACGCGGGCCGGTTCGAACTCGCCGACTGCCGACTCGGGCGCGAGTGGGGGCACCTGTCGGGCGGGCGGTTCGCAGCCCAGCTCGCCGCCCGGAAATCCTCCTCGCCCAGCGGCCTTGTAGGTCAGCTGGCCACCCGGCCCACCAGCGTCGCCGGCGCCCTGCCCGCCCAGCTCGCCTTCCCGGCCCTGCGGCACAGCGCCATGCATGTCGCACGCGTGCCCCAACTCGTCGCCCCGCGCATCAGCCTGTCCGAGCACCACGCGCCCACCCCGGACGACATCCACCTTGCCGACCTCGCGGTCATGTGTGACGGCGACCGTCTTCACCTGGTCTCCCGCTCCCGTGGGGTCGTGGTGGAGCCCTTCACCTCCCATCCGCTGCAGATCGAGTACCAGACGCCGTGGACGGTCCGCTTCCTCGCCGAACTCACCCGCGGTCAACTCACCCAGCTCGATCCGCCCCCGGCCCAGATCAACCCCTTCCCCTGGGGCGCGGCCAGGAGGTTGCCGATCCTCCCCCGCGTCCGCCATCAGCGCACCGTCCTCAGCCCCGCCACCTGGCGGCTGAACCCCACCGACCTGCCCGAGCCGGACGCCAGCACCGCCCAGTGGGAGGACAACTTCCACACCCTGCGCACGCGGTGGAAGCTACCGCGCACCGTCGCCTTCGAGTACATCGACCAGCGCCTGCGGCTGAACCTCGACGACCCCGGCCACCTCGCCCTGCTCCGCGCCCAGGTGGAGCGTCCCCATCGCTTCCGCCTCTTCCTCACCGAGACGGCCACCGAGCAGGACTTCGGATGGGCCGACGGCCGACCCCACGAAATCGTCACCCTCCTGCGCCCACGCACCGCGCCCCCGCCACCGCCCGTGGTGCCCCGCTCCACCACCGCCTCCCTCCTCGACAGCCGGCTACCGGGCGCCTCCCCCTACCTGCACGCCCGCCTCTACTGCCCAACCCCGAAGCGCTCCGACCTCCTGCGCGACCGCCTGCCCATCCTGATCGACCGCCTACAGTCCTGCACTTGGTGGTACCGAGCCGACGACACCTCCGACGCGTACCTGGACGTGTGCGTGCGCCAGCCCGCGGACCTCGCCCCCGGCGACGCCATGGGGGTGGTGAGCGGTTGGGCGCAACGCCTGCTGGAGAGCGGCGTCATCGGGGCCATGACGCTAACGCCCTACCGTCCCCACACCGGGCGGTACGGAACGGGGCCTTTGCTGACGGCCGCCGAGGACGTCTTCGCCGCCGACTCGACAGTCACCGCCCAGCAGATCTCCAGCCTTCAAGGCATCGACGAGCAGATCGTGACCGCGGCGGGACTCGTCGCGATCAGCACTGCCTGGCACGGCGACCCCGAGCACGGCCTGCGCTGGCTCCAGAACCACACGGAGCGCCAATTCTCCGTGCGCCTGGCCCGGCCCCTGCAGAAGGAAGCCGTCCGCGTGGCCAACCCGCACGACTGGCACACCCTCCTTCACTGCTCCGAACTGCTGTCAGACCGGTGGGAGGCCCGGCGCGACGCCCTGTCCGCATACCGGAAATTGCTCACCGAGCAGACGGAGATCGACCCCGACACCACACTGGCTGCGCTCCTCCACGAGCACTGCCTACGCGCGCCCAACCCGGCCGAGGAACGCATCGCCCTGCGCCTCGCCAGGGCAGCCGCTCTCGCTCACACAACCCGGCGATCCGCCTCCGCCCGCACCGCAGCCTCGAAGGACCGGCCATGA
- a CDS encoding endonuclease/exonuclease/phosphatase family protein, whose product MLINAAICNFENNGGGDRALWQRMHDRLASLDLHLLLRQEVWNAQDDGNALADAAEAVLGMAGLIGPECCTALYHDPNLFTPVGEFPKTGPMWVLPPTVRSLQLAGTAPGAVPLIVGSYHLNYGSTTTRLSEAERLTQWNDKWVKADGRRVHYPALLGGDNNSYPVPGAPGDPALPVLEEIPDEPHRAHRSYIGPDGVRRMDDRPDDTLRTAGLQDVARHLATTAGNTTAVAPTVDAYGTHGPDSRIDRIYASKQLLPAVREVEVINMKGLSDHHTVVVRLDRDTLTDLLNNPLTRAA is encoded by the coding sequence ATGCTCATCAACGCGGCGATCTGCAACTTCGAGAACAACGGCGGCGGCGACCGCGCACTGTGGCAGCGGATGCACGACCGGCTGGCGTCGCTCGACCTGCATCTGCTCCTGCGGCAGGAGGTGTGGAACGCGCAGGACGACGGCAACGCGCTCGCGGACGCGGCCGAAGCCGTGCTCGGCATGGCCGGACTGATCGGCCCGGAGTGCTGCACCGCCCTTTACCACGACCCCAACCTCTTCACCCCCGTCGGCGAGTTCCCGAAGACCGGCCCCATGTGGGTGCTCCCGCCGACCGTGCGCAGCCTGCAGCTCGCCGGCACGGCCCCCGGTGCGGTCCCGCTGATCGTCGGCTCGTACCACCTCAACTACGGCTCCACCACCACGCGCCTGTCGGAGGCCGAGCGGCTGACCCAGTGGAACGACAAATGGGTCAAGGCCGACGGCCGACGCGTCCACTACCCGGCGCTGCTTGGCGGCGACAACAACAGCTACCCGGTCCCCGGCGCCCCAGGAGACCCGGCCCTGCCCGTCCTGGAGGAGATCCCCGACGAGCCCCACCGGGCACACCGCTCCTACATCGGGCCAGACGGCGTGCGCCGGATGGACGACCGACCGGACGACACCCTGCGCACCGCCGGCCTCCAGGACGTCGCCCGCCACCTCGCCACCACCGCGGGCAACACCACCGCGGTCGCGCCGACGGTCGACGCCTACGGCACACACGGGCCGGACTCGCGGATCGACAGGATCTACGCCAGCAAGCAGCTCCTGCCCGCCGTGCGCGAGGTCGAGGTCATCAACATGAAGGGCCTGTCCGACCACCACACGGTCGTGGTGCGCCTGGACCGGGACACTCTCACCGACCTCCTCAACAACCCGCTCACCCGGGCGGCGTGA